The genomic window TATGACGGAAATTATCTAAAAGATTTCTATCAATACATTCCATCAACAGATACTTGGACACTTTCATCAGGTTTTGGAGGAAATAAAAGAAGAAATGCAACCGTTTTTGTAATCAACGACAAAGCGTATATTGCAACAGGAACAAGCAATAATGTCTTGCAAACTGATTTTTGGGAGTTTGATGGAAATACCGAAGTTTGGACTAAAAAACGAGATATTGACAGAGGAGATTCTGGAGAATACAATGAAGATTACGCTTTAACAAGAGCTAATGCAAGTAGTTTTGTAATGAACAATTTAGGATATTTGGCAACTGGAGATAATTCAACATCCGTTTGGCAATACAACCCTGATACTGATTTGTGGTTAGAAAAAACCTCATTGGAAGCTTCGGGAAGGATTGATGCTATTGGTTTTGCCATCAACAATAGAGGTTATATTATGTTGGGTCGTTCAGGAACAAGTTATTTCGACGATTTGCTTGAATTTAAACCTAATGATGAGCAAGTTGATAATGATTAATTAAATGCAGATTTTAGATTTTAGATTGCAGATTCTTCAAAATCAGATAAATTTGTATTTATTAGGCTGTAAATCTAAAATCTACAATCTGAAATATACTATCAAAATGAAATTATTAAAATTAATATTTGTTTTTTTACTTCTAGTTTCTTGCCATCAAAAACCGGTTTATGAGTTAGAATCGTTTCAAGTAGATGAAGGTTGGGGATACACCATTGCGGTTAATCATAAAGTTTTAATCAAGCAAACGGTAATTCCAACGCTCTCCAAACAAGAAAGTTTCAAGAGTAGAACTGATGCTTTGAAAGTGGGAAATTTGGTTCTCGAAAGGATTAAACAAAATTTATCTCCAACGATTGCCAAAAAAGATTTAATTTTATTAGAAATAGCCCTCTAAATGGATGTAACCTCGTTAAAAAATAATTCAAAAAACCAAATACTATTGCACAGTTGTATTTGGTTTTTTTTCATTCTAGCTTCCTTAATGCAGTTTTACGAAAGCCCAATGAAACTCAATAATGATTTCTTTGTCCAATGGTCAACAGGAATATTTTTATTCTATTTAAACTATTTTTATTTAGTACCTAATTTGCTTTTGCAAAAAAAACACCTTCAATTTTTTGCAGTTTTAATTCCTTTGATAACGTTATTTATCGTTTTTAGAACTCAATATTTAATGCCTGATATGCACGAAATGCAACATCCAAAAATGTTTGATGCACTTGGCAAAGAAATAAGATTTTCAAAGAACAAGCCTTTGTTTTTTAGGATAATGCCAGCAGTTTTCTATCTTTTGATTATTGCAATAAGTACGATTATTAGGGTTTTGTCTGAATACTTTAACAACCAACAACACAAATTATTTGTCGAATCCGAAAGAACTACCGCCGAACTGATTTATTTAAGAAAACAAACCAATCCTCATTTTTTATTCAATACCCTGAATAGTATTTATTCATTGGCACACAAAAAATCCGATTTGGTTCCCGAAGCCATTGTTACTTTATCAGAATTAATGCGTTATATGCTCTACGAAACCGATAATAAAACGGTTTTGTTAGAAAAAGAAATCAACTATATTCAGAATTATATTGAGTTGCAAAAATTGCGTTTGAATAATATTGAGAATATCTTTGTCAACATTCACGGTGATACTCGGAATAAATATATCGAACCTTTGTTGTTGATTTCATTTATAGAAAATGCCTTCAAATACGGAACGGATTATAAAGGAAATACCCGTGTGAAGATTAAAATCCAAATCGAAGGAAATAATTTAGATTTTTGGGTCGAAAACCGAATAGAAAAAAATGTCTCAGATCCCGAAAATTCAGGAATTGGAATCAAAAACATCAAAAACCGACTGAAATTATTGTATCCCGATTCGCATGCGCTTACCATTGTCGAAAAATATCAGAACTATTCGGTACATTTAAACCTGAAATTAGATCAAATTCAAACTGCAAATATTTAATATGAAATGTATAATTATTGACGACGAACCATTAGCAGTTGATTTGCTCAAAGATTTTGTGAGTAAAATCGAATCTTTAGAACTGGTCAATACCTTTAACAATGCCATTGATGCTATTGCTTTAATAAATAAAACAGAGGTAGATTTGATTTTTCTGGATATAGAAATGCCACATTTTACAGGAATCGATTTCATTAACGCTATCGATAAAAAACCATTGATTATTTTCACCACGGCTTATTCTAATTATGCTGTAGAAGGATTCGATTTTGGTGCTGTTGATTATTTAATAAAACCCATTCCATTCAACCGATTTTTAAAAGCAGTAGTTCGAGCCGAAAATATTTTTGCTCCTTCAGAACCTGTTCAAAATACAATTTCTCCAACTATTGCCACCGAAGAAACAAACGATTTTATGTTTGTTAGAGCTGAATATGAGAATATCAAAATCAATTATGCCGATATTTTATTCGTCGAAGGCCTGAAAGATTATGTCAAGATTTACACTACCGATGGTAAGTATATTCTAACCTTAATGAGTTTGATTAAGTTAGAAAATGCCTTGGCTAGCAAAGGCTTTTCAAGAATTCACCGTTCGTACATCATCAATTTGAAACACATCAAATCCATTCAAAAAAATAAAGTGTTAATTGCCGATAAACGTTTGCCAATAAGTGAAAGTTATAAAACTACTTTTTTTAATAAAATCAATTTGTAAAAAAATGAAAGAGAAAGCATAAATAAACGCTGTTTTAACAACACTATTTTTGTACTTTTGCACAAAATTTTACAAAAAACAATTTATGTTATCAATAAATAATTTATCAGTACAGTTTGGCAAAAGAATTTTGTTTGACGAAGTAAATACGGTCTTTACTCAAGGAAATATTTACGGTGTTATTGGAGCCAACGGTGCTGGAAAATCAACTTTTCTAAAAATAATTTCGGGCGAAATGGATCCTACTTCGGGACACATTCATTTAGAACCAGGAAAACGTATGTCGGTTTTAAATCAAAACCACAATATGTTTGACGAGCATACTGTACTTGAAACCGTAATGATG from Flavobacterium eburneipallidum includes these protein-coding regions:
- a CDS encoding Kelch repeat-containing protein; the protein is MITLKKALVFSIILVPFLFSSCTEDDDTDDLIGNWIEKSSFDGPARSSAASFIIGNFAYVVTGYTGDVYLNDLWVYDTQGDFWEQKADFIGVKRSSASGFSLDGKGYVGLGYDGTNRLKDFYEYNPSTNTWTQKADFAGSARYGAVGFQVAGKGYFGTGYDGNYLKDFYQYIPSTDTWTLSSGFGGNKRRNATVFVINDKAYIATGTSNNVLQTDFWEFDGNTEVWTKKRDIDRGDSGEYNEDYALTRANASSFVMNNLGYLATGDNSTSVWQYNPDTDLWLEKTSLEASGRIDAIGFAINNRGYIMLGRSGTSYFDDLLEFKPNDEQVDND
- a CDS encoding DUF4907 domain-containing protein, producing MKLLKLIFVFLLLVSCHQKPVYELESFQVDEGWGYTIAVNHKVLIKQTVIPTLSKQESFKSRTDALKVGNLVLERIKQNLSPTIAKKDLILLEIAL
- a CDS encoding sensor histidine kinase, which codes for MKLNNDFFVQWSTGIFLFYLNYFYLVPNLLLQKKHLQFFAVLIPLITLFIVFRTQYLMPDMHEMQHPKMFDALGKEIRFSKNKPLFFRIMPAVFYLLIIAISTIIRVLSEYFNNQQHKLFVESERTTAELIYLRKQTNPHFLFNTLNSIYSLAHKKSDLVPEAIVTLSELMRYMLYETDNKTVLLEKEINYIQNYIELQKLRLNNIENIFVNIHGDTRNKYIEPLLLISFIENAFKYGTDYKGNTRVKIKIQIEGNNLDFWVENRIEKNVSDPENSGIGIKNIKNRLKLLYPDSHALTIVEKYQNYSVHLNLKLDQIQTANI
- a CDS encoding LytR/AlgR family response regulator transcription factor, which codes for MKCIIIDDEPLAVDLLKDFVSKIESLELVNTFNNAIDAIALINKTEVDLIFLDIEMPHFTGIDFINAIDKKPLIIFTTAYSNYAVEGFDFGAVDYLIKPIPFNRFLKAVVRAENIFAPSEPVQNTISPTIATEETNDFMFVRAEYENIKINYADILFVEGLKDYVKIYTTDGKYILTLMSLIKLENALASKGFSRIHRSYIINLKHIKSIQKNKVLIADKRLPISESYKTTFFNKINL